One window from the genome of Dermacentor silvarum isolate Dsil-2018 chromosome 5, BIME_Dsil_1.4, whole genome shotgun sequence encodes:
- the LOC119452938 gene encoding 8.6 kDa transglutaminase substrate isoform X7 has protein sequence MNAALIALLFVAVAILSVSATSPLNCAAVTCTPGSCRPVECACGTYKDQCGCCDICYKCPGEQCNLWILNRCTEGHRCILEDPSRRFEQGGQGRCTPEDNTETSHTS, from the exons ATGAACGCGGCCCTCATCGCACTCTTGTTCGTCGCAGTGGCGATTCTCAG CGTCTCGGCTACGTCGCCTCTGAACTGCGCCGCGGTGACGTGCACTCCAGGCAGCTGCCGACCCGTGGAGTGCGCCTGCGGAACGTACAAGGACCAATGCGGTTGCTGCGACATCTGCTACAAG TGCCCAGGTGAGCAGTGCAACTTGTGGATCTTGAACCGGTGCACCGAAGGCCACCGGTGCATTCTGGAAGACCCTTCCAGGCGCTTCGAGCAAGGCGGTCAAGGACGATGCACGCCCGAGGACAACACGGAGACCTCACACACTTCGTAA
- the LOC125945543 gene encoding 8.6 kDa transglutaminase substrate-like isoform X1, protein MKIALVPIFFVAVAIISVSATSPPQCASVTCDPSTCEEVDCRCGTYKGYCGCCDYCHTCPGEECTALFSDTCAEGYRCVLDNAEQSFENGGTGHCKV, encoded by the exons ATGAAGATCGCCTTGGTACCCATATTTTTCGTCGCAGTTGCCATCATCAG CGTGTCTGCGACGTCGCCGCCTCAATGTGCCAGCGTAACGTGTGACCCGTCGACGTGCGAGGAGGTGGATTGTCGCTGCGGAACCTACAAGGGCTACTGTGGTTGCTGCGACTATTGTCACACG TGCCCCGGCGAAGAATGCACCGCCTTGTTCAGTGACACCTGCGCCGAGGGCTACCGCTGCGTCCTGGACAACGCCGAGCAAAGCTTTGAGAACGGCGGCACTGGACACTGCAAGGTTTAA